The region GTTTCAATCGGTAAAATACAGCCATGAACAAGTTCCCCCCGATTTATTTCAGCCAATTAATCCCACCGACAGAATTACGTCAGGTCAATTTAGCATTACTGCCACCTACGATTTAAAGATGAAAACGATTAACTCCGTTTCATTGGGATATAACATTGATTATTTGTTTGCCAATGGAAAACAAAGTAAAATCAAAATGCAAGCAAATAACTTATTTTACGATTTCAACATTACATTTATCGACATTTTAGGAATAAACACCAATGATATAAACGACTATGATTTGGTTTACAACATGCCGTATTTTGAACAATTGTGGCAACACGAAACACAAGGTATCAGTAAGCGTCAAGAAACCTACATTGATTTTTTTAAGAAAAACGGGAGCCTGGTTAATTACGGTACTTTACAAACATATTTAGAGACATACATTGACCGGTTTCGTCGGTGGACTCCCCGACGCCTGCAATTTGAAGAACTCAATGCTGCCAGTTTGTATTGGTATAAAAAACATGAAAATGATCATTTGGATTATAATCCGGCGGAATTGATTCGCATTGAAGCACAAAATGTTTTTGATGTTGTAGAATTAAACGATACCGTGCTTTGGGATATGAAAACGATTATTGACCTCAATGAATCGTTTTGCTTTTTAGTACCCGACACTTCCCTTTATGCTTATATGAATATTTATTTTGACTTATACAAAATCACAGAAAATGAATTATCACGCGCAATATCACAATCAAAACAACCCCAATCCGTGGTAAATATAATCAAAACGATTGACCAAATGTCTAATAAACGATTAGCTGAATACATAAAAAACGTCCGCCTAGGAGGAAACACAGGGGAATTAGCGCACTGGAACAAAATAATTGATAAAGAACTGAATATTAATAACATTGATTCTGCAAGGATATACTATAATAATCGAAAGCAGGGAGATAGTATTGTATATAATCCTGTTGAAGGCAGCACAACTTTTATTCACGATTATTATGATAAATACTCAAAATCATCATTCTACAACAATGGAATAATTTTGACAAAAAGAGGTAAGATAGATGCAGCTATAGCTGCATTTACAAGATCAATTGATTCAGTCGAAAACGAACCTTATGCTTACTACAATAGAGCTTTATTATACATTAAACAACAAGATACTACTTCTGCTTGTATCGATTTAAAAGAGGCCCTTAAACAAGGTGTTGCGGAATCTAAAAATCTTATAAATAGGTATTGCCGCAAGTCAAAAAATGAAACTATTGAATAACTTTGAATTATGAAAAAAATAAAATAGTAATATGATGCGAGGTATTATACTGTTTTTGCTTAGTTTACTCACAGGCATCTTGCATTCGCAAAATATTGACATACAAATCGTCAACAAGAATAAGCAAACCCCC is a window of Salinivirga cyanobacteriivorans DNA encoding:
- a CDS encoding carboxypeptidase-like regulatory domain-containing protein codes for the protein MFTIKRMKYFLLFFFIQSITFAQSYNNIQILDASSGSPLAYARIYNTETGRGFITNEDGVFRNAFSDSTNVKPIVRISYIGYETAFYSPAMLTSLSRIMLKTNTYSLAEVVVRPKSWAMDFLHEVIKRHKKLQVKPTLAKAYYSSYSTIDNQPVEVLELLANGAADLTEVQELRYKSGRIAHAPFNNTYFLNLQPRKYITSFKPFDNQRTTFPATFTGNNRLANNLFYDVTFVKEEYTTDDTLYHFECNSKKSWLMHAKLIASKKHRLFQSVKYSHEQVPPDLFQPINPTDRITSGQFSITATYDLKMKTINSVSLGYNIDYLFANGKQSKIKMQANNLFYDFNITFIDILGINTNDINDYDLVYNMPYFEQLWQHETQGISKRQETYIDFFKKNGSLVNYGTLQTYLETYIDRFRRWTPRRLQFEELNAASLYWYKKHENDHLDYNPAELIRIEAQNVFDVVELNDTVLWDMKTIIDLNESFCFLVPDTSLYAYMNIYFDLYKITENELSRAISQSKQPQSVVNIIKTIDQMSNKRLAEYIKNVRLGGNTGELAHWNKIIDKELNINNIDSARIYYNNRKQGDSIVYNPVEGSTTFIHDYYDKYSKSSFYNNGIILTKRGKIDAAIAAFTRSIDSVENEPYAYYNRALLYIKQQDTTSACIDLKEALKQGVAESKNLINRYCRKSKNETIE